Within the Bacillus pumilus genome, the region CGAAGGGGTTGAAAAGGGTGAGAAAAAGCTTTGTTTTGCTTGTAACGGGAATCCTTTTTGTACTGATTCTCTCCGCATGCGGTCAAAAATCTCAGAAGGATATCGTTGGAGATTTAAACAAAAAGGCAGAGGAAATGACATCATACAAAGCCAAAGCAAAAATGACCATTGAGACAGGAAATGACCCGCAGGAGTATCAAGTAGAAATTTGGTACAAAAAGCCGGAACTTTACCGTGTCTATTTAGAAAATCCGAAAAAGGATCAGAGTCAAGTCATTTTAAGAAATGGCAATGGTGTGTTTGTGCTGACACCTTCATTGAACAAGAGCTTCCGTTTTCACAGTGATTGGCCGAATAATAGCAGTCAGGTCTACTTATTTGAGTCACTCGTGAAGGACATTAAAAATGACAGTGCTGCTCAGTTCAAAGCGAAGGATTCAAAGTATGTGTTCGAAACCAAAACCAATTATCAGCACAACCAAATGCTGCCTACCCAAGAGATTACCTTTCATAAAAAAACAATGGCGCCTGCCAGTGTGAAAGTGCTGGATAGCGACAAAAAGCCAATGGTGAAAGTGGAATTCTCTCACTTTGAATTCAATAAATCCTTTTACAAAGATGCATTTGATGAGAAGAAAAACATGACACTCTCTCAAATGGATGTTGCCACAAGTGCAGACCCATCTGACAGCTTCGCAGTGAAAACGCCAGTTGACATGCCAGAGGGTGTGAAAAAGATGGAAGAGAAAGAAATGATGACAGATGCCGGGAAGCGTTATGTGATGACGTATGGCGGAAAGAAATCCTTCACACTCATTCAGGAAAAAGCGAGAGTTGCTGAAGCATCTACGCCTGTGACAATGAACGGCGAGCCAGTCGACCTTGGCATGACAGTTGGGGTTCTGACAGATCAATCCCTTTCATGGACATCTGACGGAGTGGACTACTTGATTTCTTCAAGTGATCTATCGAAGGAAGAGCTCTTGATGGTTGCAAAGAGTGTAGAAGGCCAGTCAGCTAAATAAATATCTCAGGCGAGAGCCTTAGAAATTGAAAGATCAGCCTTATTGCAAGGGCTGATCTTCAGCGTGTAGACAAACCTTCGCATTCGTTGTCAGGTCTGCGCGCCGGTGCTCACGAATGTCAAATTCGCTCCGCGCCAGTGCTCGGCCTTCCTAGACTTCAAAGGTTTTCTATCACGCTGAAAAGAAGACAAAGTGCTAAAATAAAGATCATTTTAGCACTTTGTCAACAATCTGAGATCAGCCCTATTGCAAGGGCTGATCTTTTTTTGATTTGTTTCACTTTATTCTTGATTTTTAGTATCATATGAGAGGATTGAATCATTCAATAGGGAAGTGTGACGGATGGACACAAATGCCTTTTATAGAGACACATGGGCAGAAATTAATTTATCAGCAATTAAGCATAATGTTTCACATATGAAAGATCATATCGGTCAAAGTGTTCAACTAATGGCTGTGGTGAAAGCCAATGCATATGGACATGGAGATATAGAAGTGGCAAGTGCTGCTCTCAAAGGGGGCGCAGACATTTTAGCCGTCGCCTTTTTAGATGAGGCCGTTTCTTTAAGAAATAAAGGCATCAAAGCACCAATACTTGTACTCGGCGCCGTACCGACTGAATATGTCAAAGTCGCCGTTCGATACAATGTCATCATGACCGCTTACTCCATCGATTGGCTGAAAGACGTCACCAACATGATGGAAGGGCAGATGGGACAACCTATACGATTTCATTTGAAAATAGACAGCGGAATGAACCGATTAGGTGTGAAAACGATAGAGCAAGTGAACGAAGTGAAAAAGCTTGTCGGCGAGCATTCTTATTTACAGCTGGAAGGCGTATTTACTCACTTTGCAACAGCAGATGAAAAGGATGAGGCCTACTTTGATCGCCAGGTTGACGCCTTTCAAACACTGCTTGAGCCGCTTCATACGGACAAGCTTCTCGTTCATTGTGCCAACAGTGCAGCAGGTTTAAGGTTTAAGGACGTTTTGTTTAATATGGTTCGCTTCGGCATCAGTATGTACGGGCTGTCACCGTCAGAAGAAATCAAAGATGAATTGCCTTTTAAGCTCGAAGAAGCCATGTCCCTTCATACGAAGCTTGCCCATGTGAAGCACATTCAAAAGGGTGAGAGTGTCAGCTACGGGGCAACGTATACAGCCAATCAAGATACATGGATCGGCACGGTTCCAGTCGGCTATGCAGATGGATGGATTCGGAAGCTGGCAGGAACGGAAGTACTTGTTGGCGGAAAGCGCCGGAAGATCGCCGGAAGGGTTTGTATGGATCAATTCATGGTTGAACTGAAAGACAAGCTTCCAGTGGGCGAGACGGTCGTTTTAATTGGTAAGCAAGGCGAAGACATGATACCAGTCGATGAAATCGCCAAAAGGCTTGAAACCATTAATTATGAAATCACGTGCTCGATTGGTCACCGCGTCCCGAGAGTGTATATAGAGGACGGCAAAAGAGTTCAAGTGCGGAATCCACTCCTTCAAGGCGGACCAAGTTTTTGATAAACAACATTCAAAAGAACGACAGTCAAACTGACGTCGTTCTTTTTTATTCGACAAAAGTAGGGTAAACATTCTCCCTTTTTTAGAGATTTTGGAAATACCGTATGATTTTCGGAAAAAAGCGTATAATGGGAAGGAGGAACTCCATTATCATCTTGATTTACGGGTGGCGAGCCGCTTCATGTTCTAATAAGAAATCATGAAAAAACAGCTTTGCTTGTGCATTGAATAATGGTATGATTAGTCTTGGAATGGATCGATACGGTATCCGTAAGTTTTGTGGAGGTGTATGTTTTTTGTCTGAATCCAGCGCAACAAACGAAATGAAGATTCGACTGCCGGAGACTTTAATGTCTGAGATCGAACGAGTAGCAGAGCAGGATAAGGTAACAAGAAATGAATTGATCTACCGAGCGACAAAAACGTATATTCGTGAACGTAATATTCGACAAAATCGTGAATCGATGAGACGCGGCTACATGGAGATGGCGAAAATTAATCTGAATATCTCTTCAGAGGCACAATACGCAGAATTTGAGGCTGAGAATACAGTTGAGCGATTAGTCAGCGGGGGTTAAACATTTGATTGTTAAACGCGGTGATGTTTACTTTGCTGATTTATCTCCTGTTGTTGGCTCCGAGCAGGGCGGGGTTCGCCCAGTATTGGTGATTCAAAATGACATTGGAAATCGCTTCAGCCCGACTGCTATCGTTGCAGCCATAACAGCCCAAATACAAAAAGCGAAATTACCGACTCACGTCGAAATTAATGCAAAGCGGTACGGCTTTGAACGAGATTCTGTCATTCTTTTGGAACAAATTCGTACAATCGATAAACAAAGACTGACAGATAAAATCACACATCTTGATGATGAGATGATGGAGAAGGTTGATGAAGCCTTACAAGTTAGTTTGGCTCTTATTGATTTTTAATATGGTGAGATATGGTTGCTCTACTGGGAGCAACTTTTTTTGTGTTCAATTTTTATTAACGTTATAATGAAGAAAGACTAAGAAGAGCTTTAAATGTAAGTAGGGGGTAAAACATGTCGAATCATATCGTGTTAGCTTTTGCAAGAAAGCATCAAAAGGAATTAGAAAAAGAGTGGACGGACATTTTAAAACGACTCGGAGAAAAAGAAACGGACATGATGCTGAACGACAAAATGTATGAAACCATCTGTTCGGAATATGTTCAACTCATCATTACATCTCTTTCAGAGGGGGATAATGAGGATTTTGAAGAAAAAGTGCAAAATTTTGCTTTAAAAATTGTTCAAATGGGTATATCACTTAAGTTGCTGGCAAACGGTCTAACGGAAATTCGTACACATTTATATGAAAAAATGAACGATGACAAAGATACAACACAAGAAAGTCATGACCTCATTTGGCAAATCGACCGATTCATCACACCCATCCATAACGAGATTTTAAACCAGTACTCCATCTCATGGGAAAAAACCGTCAGCCTTCAAAAAATTGCGCTGCAGGAACTATCTGCCCCGCTAATCCCAGTATTTGAGCACATCACCGTCATGCCACTTGTTGGAACAATTGATACAGATCGTGCGAAAAAAATTATGGAGAACCTGCTCAATGGTGTCGTCAAACATCGCTCACAGGTCGTCTTAATTGATATCACGGGTGTACCTGTCGTGGACACAATGGTTGCCCACCATATCATACAAGCGTCAGAGGCTGTGAGATTAGTAGGAGCGAAGTGTTTACTTGTCGGGATTCGCCCAGAAATAGCCCAAACGATCGTTAACCTTGGAATTGATTTATCTCAGGTTACAACAAAGAATACCCTTCAAAAAGGAATTCAAACTGCTTTGGAAATGACAAATCGAAAAATTGTTTCATTGGAGGGATAACCAATTGAGAAATCACCCGAAGATTCCAATCTTAAAATTATATAACTGTCTTCTGATTTCAATACAGTGGGAGCTTGATGATCAAACAGCTCTTCACTTTCAAGAAGACTTACTGAATAAAATTCATGAAACAGGAGCAAACGGTGTTGTCATCGATTTAACATCCGTCGATATGATTGATTCAT harbors:
- the alr gene encoding alanine racemase, with protein sequence MDTNAFYRDTWAEINLSAIKHNVSHMKDHIGQSVQLMAVVKANAYGHGDIEVASAALKGGADILAVAFLDEAVSLRNKGIKAPILVLGAVPTEYVKVAVRYNVIMTAYSIDWLKDVTNMMEGQMGQPIRFHLKIDSGMNRLGVKTIEQVNEVKKLVGEHSYLQLEGVFTHFATADEKDEAYFDRQVDAFQTLLEPLHTDKLLVHCANSAAGLRFKDVLFNMVRFGISMYGLSPSEEIKDELPFKLEEAMSLHTKLAHVKHIQKGESVSYGATYTANQDTWIGTVPVGYADGWIRKLAGTEVLVGGKRRKIAGRVCMDQFMVELKDKLPVGETVVLIGKQGEDMIPVDEIAKRLETINYEITCSIGHRVPRVYIEDGKRVQVRNPLLQGGPSF
- the ndoA gene encoding type II toxin-antitoxin system endoribonuclease NdoA — its product is MIVKRGDVYFADLSPVVGSEQGGVRPVLVIQNDIGNRFSPTAIVAAITAQIQKAKLPTHVEINAKRYGFERDSVILLEQIRTIDKQRLTDKITHLDDEMMEKVDEALQVSLALIDF
- a CDS encoding LolA family protein gives rise to the protein MKRVRKSFVLLVTGILFVLILSACGQKSQKDIVGDLNKKAEEMTSYKAKAKMTIETGNDPQEYQVEIWYKKPELYRVYLENPKKDQSQVILRNGNGVFVLTPSLNKSFRFHSDWPNNSSQVYLFESLVKDIKNDSAAQFKAKDSKYVFETKTNYQHNQMLPTQEITFHKKTMAPASVKVLDSDKKPMVKVEFSHFEFNKSFYKDAFDEKKNMTLSQMDVATSADPSDSFAVKTPVDMPEGVKKMEEKEMMTDAGKRYVMTYGGKKSFTLIQEKARVAEASTPVTMNGEPVDLGMTVGVLTDQSLSWTSDGVDYLISSSDLSKEELLMVAKSVEGQSAK
- a CDS encoding RsbT co-antagonist protein RsbRA; the protein is MSNHIVLAFARKHQKELEKEWTDILKRLGEKETDMMLNDKMYETICSEYVQLIITSLSEGDNEDFEEKVQNFALKIVQMGISLKLLANGLTEIRTHLYEKMNDDKDTTQESHDLIWQIDRFITPIHNEILNQYSISWEKTVSLQKIALQELSAPLIPVFEHITVMPLVGTIDTDRAKKIMENLLNGVVKHRSQVVLIDITGVPVVDTMVAHHIIQASEAVRLVGAKCLLVGIRPEIAQTIVNLGIDLSQVTTKNTLQKGIQTALEMTNRKIVSLEG